GCCTCTGTCATTTCTCTAGTCGGACTCATAATATCTTTATAAGGTCCCGTTTTAATCGTGACAAAATCGACACCATACTTTTCTGCTAACTTTCCATAGTTCACACTTTCCATAATGACACCAATAGATCCCGTTAGCGTTTCTTTATTCACAAAGATTTTATCTGCCGGAGCGGATATATAATATCCACCTGAAGCAGCCATGGATCCCATCGAAACATAAATAGGCTTTTTGGTCTCTTCTTTTATTTCCATTAATTTATCATAGATTTGCGCAGATTCTACGACTCCTCCACCTGGAGAGTTGACTGCCAACACAATTGCTTTAATGCTGTCGTCTTCTTTAATCGCAGACAATTGATCCATAAAGAAAGAATGATTGTAGCCGGTAGTTCCAAAGAGTGATGCAGCATCTCCCGTATCTTGAATCACACCATCTACGTGTAGCACCGCAATTCGTTCAAATGGATCTCCTGATTCGATAACATTTTCCATTAAGGCAGAATCGGTCACTCCCATAATTTCTTCCATGCTTGAAGAGAAATTGTCACTAAAAGCAAGTGTTGCAATATTTATGACAATTGACACTCCAAATAGTACTGCAGCTATAGCCACAGCAACCCAACGTTTTGTATTCATGTATGTATCCTCCATTTCTATATGTTATATACGCTTCAAGTGCCAGAATGTTTCATTCCATGCTAAACTAGTTGAAAGATTGTTTAGAAGGAGCGAAATGGATGGAACGAAATCATGTCTTTATTTACACAAAAACGGATGAAACATCACAGCAGAAAAAATCGATCTTAAGCGAAAAACTTCTTCAAGCAAAATTTCAAGTAGTGGAAAATCCAAAAAAAGCGAATATTATTGTAAGCTTAGGAAGTGACGGGGCTTTTCTGCAAGCTGTTCGAAAAACGGAATTTCGCCAAGATTGTTTGTATGCAGGAATTTCTACCACCGGCACGCTTTCCATGTATTGCGATTTTCATTTTCATGATTTAGAGACTGCTATTTCTTCTATTCGTTCATCTGACATCGAGATTCGACGATACCCTATTTTACAGGTTAGCGTGGATAACAATCCACACTTTTATTGCTTAAATGAATTTAGCATACGATCAAATGTCATTAAAACGTTCGTTTTAGATGTCTTTATCGATGACTTACACTTCGAAACATTCCGTGGAGATGGTATGGTGATTTCTACACCTACAGGAAGTACAGCGTACAACAAATCGGTTAACGGGGCAGTCGTGGATCCATTACTTCCATGTTTTCAAGTCTCCGAATTGGCTTCTGTGAATAGTAATAAGTATCGGACGTTAGGTTCTTCCTTTCTTCTAAGTAATCAGCGTAAGCTCATTCTTTCTCTAAAACTTGGAGGAAATGATTTCCCTACTATGGGGATGGATAATGAGGCGTTAAGTATTCAACATGTTCAGCAAGTAGAAGTCGCTCTGAGTGATAAAATCATCAAAACCGTCAAATTAAAAAACAACTCGTTTTGGGAAAAAGTAAAACGGACTTATTTATAGAGAATAACTCATAAAAAAAACGATTGAGAGGATGAGAATTCATCCTTCAATCGTCTTTTTTATATGATTCTTTTTTTCTTCTTTGCTCTTGCTTGTGCCATCTTGGAAATCGTGAAGACAATTAGTCCCATCCATATAAAGGAGAATGAGATGAAATCCAGCGTTCCGAATGATTCTTTATAAACGATAACACCTAGAAGTAACATGCAAGTAGGCGCTATATATTGCAAAAAACCTACTAAATATAATGGGATATTTTGTGCTCCTTTTGCAAATAAAAGCAGCGGGATGGCAGTTGCAATTCCAGATAAAATGAGCAGAATATCAATTTTTATCGAACTATGAAGAAACATCACATCCTCTTGAATGAACGAATAGATATAATACACAATCGCTATTGGTAAAATAAATAACGTTTCCAACGTTAATCCTCGAAGAGCGTCTAATGGGATGGTTTTTTTCATCAAACCATAAAATGCAAATGTCGCTGCAAGAGCTAATGCTAACCAAGGTAGATGACCATACGAGAAAGTTAAAATGGCTACTCCGACTGCGGCAACAACTACTGCTACTTTCTGAGCGGCTGTTAGACGTTCCTTTAGAAAAATGATTCCTAACAAGACAGATAATAGCGGATTGATATAATATCCCAAACTCGTTTGGATGAGAAAACCATTATTAACTGCCCAAATATATAAAAACCAATTGCCTGAAATAAGAACGGATGCAGCAACTAAACTCCAAAAAGCGCGTTTATTCATCCACAGCGTTTTTAAGTCCATCACAATTGTCTTCCGCTGTCCGATAAGTAAAACAAATCCAAAAGTAAAGACAAATGACCAGATGATTCGACTACTTAAGATCTCTCCACTAGAGACTTCTTGGATCATTTTCCAATATATAGGCAGGAAACCCCAAATTGTATAGGCTAGTATTGCCCACACAATTCCTTTTTTTTCATTAACAGGCATTTCTCCACCTCATTATTTTGATTCTCGAAACAAAATAAGTATAGTGTCGAAATAACATATTGTAAATGCAAAGTTATTTTGCTATTATTTTTTATCTTCTTGTTGTCTCAATTCTACACGTCGGATTTTGCCGGAAGCTGTTTTCGGCAATTCTTCTATATATTGTATAGAACGCGGATATTTATAAGGGGCAGTTAATTCTTTCACATGATGTTGCAACGCTTCTGTTAACTCTGGGGAAGGAGTTGCAGAATCCACAAGTACCACATATGCTTTCACGATACTTCCACGAATTTCATCAGGCGCACCAATTACGGCGCATTCTTTCACGGACGGATGCTTTACTAAAGCGTCTTCCACTTCAAAAGGTCCGATTGTGTAGCCGGAACTAATGATAATATCATCTCCACGGCCTTCAAACCAAAAATAACCATCTTCATCTTTTGATGCTTTGTCGCCGGTTAAATAGTAATTGCCTCGGAATTGCATGGCAGTTCTTTCTGGATCTTTTAAATACGCTTTAAATAATGCAGGTGTGGATACATGCACGGCAATGTCCCCTACTTCTCCTACGGAACAAGGGTTGCCAAATTCATCAATAATCTCCACATCATTTCCTGGAGTGGGTTTTCCCATAGACCCTGGTTTTGCCGGCATCCCTTTCATCGTACCTACTAATAAGGTATTTTCAGTTTGACCATACCCATCACGTACTTCTAAATCGAACACTCTATTAAATGTGTCGATCACTTCTCTATTAAGTGGCTCTCCAGCGGAAACAGCACTATGAACGGAAGAAAGATCAAAGCTCGAAAGATTTTCTGCTTTCGCCATAATTCGGTATTCTGTTGGGGTACAGCAAAGCACGTTCACTTTTTCATCTTCTAATAACTTCAAATAAGTGGAGGCATCGAATTTTCCGTGATAGACAAATCCTGTTGCTCCACTTCCTAGTGTCGCTAAAAAAGGACTCCAAATCCATTTCTGCCAACCTGGACTTGCAGTTGCCCATACCACATCTCCTTCGTGAATACCTAACCAATGTTCCGCAGATGTCCGCAAGTGTGCAAAAGCCCAACCATGCGTATGAACAACTCCTTTTGGATTTCCAGTTGTGCCACTTGTGTATGACAAAAATGCCATGTCGTCAGCTTTCGTTGCTGGTGAAGCAAATTCGGTAGAAGCTTTTGCCATTTCTTCTGTTAGCGATATCCACTGCTCTGCCGATTCACCAATGATAAAATTTTTAGTATTTCCTAATCCTTGCACTTGATCAAATTGTTGAATGAAAGGTGAATAAGCAACAATCGCTTTCGCTTCACTATGTTGTAATCGGTAATCAATATCTTTTGCTCGGAGCATTTCTGAACTTGGAATGACAACTAATCCTGCTTTTAACGCACCAATATATGTGACGTATGCTTCTATTAAACGGGGAACCATGACGAGCACGACATCTCCAGGAACTAGACCAGAAGCAGTGAATACGTTAGCAACACGATTTGCTTCTTCTAAAAGCTCGTTATACGTCATCTCTTTTTTTTCGCCAGCTTCATTCATCCATTTTAATGCAAGCTTACTTTTGTCTACGGTATACTTTTCAAACTCTTGAACTAAATTATACGTTTCTGGTGCGAGTAAATCTGCACGATTCATTTTCATTCCTCCTCAAATTATCCTAACAATTCTTATTCAGTATACGAGAATAATTTTAATTTTTCAAAATACTTCTATTCTTTTGGCAATAAAATAGAGGAATCCGAATTTAAGTAAAAAAATATGCAAAATGTTCCTTACTGCTAGACGGAGATATCCTATTTGAGCACCTTGAACTGAAAAAATCCATTTTAACTAAGTCTTTTATAAGCTTACATGAATAATTGCTATTTTTTCATTTTGGACAGGTTAAATAGTCCAATCTGGTGGATATGATATGTATGGAGGAGTACCGAGGTATAATTTCATTCATTCGACGCATAATCCAGAAGATTAGGCAGAAAATATAAAGAGCCGGCATAAAATATGCCGACTCTCCCTTTATTACTTCGAATACCCATTAAGTTGTTGTTGCCCCATCTGCACTAAGCGCTTCGTAATTTCTCCGCCAACGGATCCGTTAGCACGCGCTGTTGCATCAGCACCAAGTTGAACTCCAAATTCAGAAGCAATTTCGTATTTCATTTGATCAATCGCTTGTTTTGCACCTGGTACAAC
The Paenisporosarcina cavernae genome window above contains:
- the sppA gene encoding signal peptide peptidase SppA yields the protein MNTKRWVAVAIAAVLFGVSIVINIATLAFSDNFSSSMEEIMGVTDSALMENVIESGDPFERIAVLHVDGVIQDTGDAASLFGTTGYNHSFFMDQLSAIKEDDSIKAIVLAVNSPGGGVVESAQIYDKLMEIKEETKKPIYVSMGSMAASGGYYISAPADKIFVNKETLTGSIGVIMESVNYGKLAEKYGVDFVTIKTGPYKDIMSPTREMTEAERAMLQEMINESYESFVDVIEQGRGMTEKEVKAIADGRIMNGRQAVDAGLADDFGYLEDVIAAAKADFKLSDAEVMEYGSDDSLWSMFSMKTQSLFGADMETQLIGKLLSDFQAPRTMYLYGEK
- the rarD gene encoding EamA family transporter RarD, whose product is MPVNEKKGIVWAILAYTIWGFLPIYWKMIQEVSSGEILSSRIIWSFVFTFGFVLLIGQRKTIVMDLKTLWMNKRAFWSLVAASVLISGNWFLYIWAVNNGFLIQTSLGYYINPLLSVLLGIIFLKERLTAAQKVAVVVAAVGVAILTFSYGHLPWLALALAATFAFYGLMKKTIPLDALRGLTLETLFILPIAIVYYIYSFIQEDVMFLHSSIKIDILLILSGIATAIPLLLFAKGAQNIPLYLVGFLQYIAPTCMLLLGVIVYKESFGTLDFISFSFIWMGLIVFTISKMAQARAKKKKRII
- a CDS encoding alpha/beta-type small acid-soluble spore protein translates to MTNQRSNQLVVPGAKQAIDQMKYEIASEFGVQLGADATARANGSVGGEITKRLVQMGQQQLNGYSK
- a CDS encoding NAD kinase; the protein is MERNHVFIYTKTDETSQQKKSILSEKLLQAKFQVVENPKKANIIVSLGSDGAFLQAVRKTEFRQDCLYAGISTTGTLSMYCDFHFHDLETAISSIRSSDIEIRRYPILQVSVDNNPHFYCLNEFSIRSNVIKTFVLDVFIDDLHFETFRGDGMVISTPTGSTAYNKSVNGAVVDPLLPCFQVSELASVNSNKYRTLGSSFLLSNQRKLILSLKLGGNDFPTMGMDNEALSIQHVQQVEVALSDKIIKTVKLKNNSFWEKVKRTYL
- the mbcS gene encoding acyl-CoA synthetase MbcS, encoding MNRADLLAPETYNLVQEFEKYTVDKSKLALKWMNEAGEKKEMTYNELLEEANRVANVFTASGLVPGDVVLVMVPRLIEAYVTYIGALKAGLVVIPSSEMLRAKDIDYRLQHSEAKAIVAYSPFIQQFDQVQGLGNTKNFIIGESAEQWISLTEEMAKASTEFASPATKADDMAFLSYTSGTTGNPKGVVHTHGWAFAHLRTSAEHWLGIHEGDVVWATASPGWQKWIWSPFLATLGSGATGFVYHGKFDASTYLKLLEDEKVNVLCCTPTEYRIMAKAENLSSFDLSSVHSAVSAGEPLNREVIDTFNRVFDLEVRDGYGQTENTLLVGTMKGMPAKPGSMGKPTPGNDVEIIDEFGNPCSVGEVGDIAVHVSTPALFKAYLKDPERTAMQFRGNYYLTGDKASKDEDGYFWFEGRGDDIIISSGYTIGPFEVEDALVKHPSVKECAVIGAPDEIRGSIVKAYVVLVDSATPSPELTEALQHHVKELTAPYKYPRSIQYIEELPKTASGKIRRVELRQQEDKK